A region from the Sutcliffiella horikoshii genome encodes:
- a CDS encoding sugar ABC transporter substrate-binding protein: MKKTWKATSLLLVLMLFTAMLAACNSSTGGSGSVSVGIVLPTKDEPRWVQDEQRFKDALKDSEYTTEILFSQGSSAKEKENVETLINKGIEVLIITPQDGDAAAAAVEAAKKEGITVISYDRLITNTDAVDYYVTFDSVAVGAAQGQYLIDNVEGSGVPLYLYAGAASDNNAFLFFEGAWKTLQPKIADGTFKIANSSEAEALKDTAELTRDQMSKILGQVTTNWDPNEAKNKAQTHLTAVGADMKGDVAVLAPNDGTARSIADVFSTDGEVSSFLVTGQDAEKASIQYIIDGKQSMTVFKDVRTLVTDAMGIAVEILDGKTPETTGSYDNGEVEVKAKQTDVIVVDEENVKQELIDSEYYEASEFTGL; this comes from the coding sequence ATGAAGAAGACTTGGAAAGCTACGTCATTATTACTGGTTTTAATGCTTTTTACAGCTATGCTTGCAGCGTGTAACAGCAGTACAGGGGGAAGCGGCAGTGTAAGTGTGGGAATTGTTTTGCCAACAAAGGATGAGCCTAGATGGGTTCAGGACGAGCAACGATTTAAGGATGCATTGAAAGATTCTGAGTATACAACAGAGATCCTCTTTAGCCAAGGTTCTTCCGCCAAGGAAAAAGAGAATGTTGAAACATTGATCAACAAAGGAATTGAAGTGCTGATCATCACTCCTCAAGATGGAGATGCAGCAGCTGCAGCAGTGGAAGCGGCGAAAAAAGAAGGAATCACGGTTATCTCTTATGACCGGTTAATTACAAACACAGATGCAGTCGATTACTATGTAACATTTGATAGTGTGGCAGTTGGTGCGGCACAAGGTCAATACCTAATTGATAATGTAGAAGGATCAGGCGTACCACTTTACTTATATGCAGGTGCAGCTTCTGACAACAACGCATTCTTGTTCTTTGAGGGAGCTTGGAAAACGTTACAACCGAAGATTGCAGATGGGACGTTCAAAATTGCAAACTCCAGCGAAGCAGAAGCTTTAAAAGATACAGCCGAACTTACTCGTGATCAAATGAGTAAAATCTTAGGACAGGTAACAACAAACTGGGATCCAAACGAAGCGAAAAACAAAGCACAAACACATCTGACTGCAGTTGGTGCAGATATGAAAGGTGACGTGGCGGTTCTTGCTCCAAATGACGGTACAGCCCGTTCTATCGCAGATGTATTCTCAACTGACGGTGAAGTTTCAAGCTTCTTGGTAACAGGACAGGATGCAGAAAAAGCGTCCATCCAATACATCATTGATGGCAAGCAATCCATGACGGTTTTCAAAGATGTACGTACATTGGTAACGGATGCAATGGGAATTGCAGTTGAAATCCTAGACGGCAAAACTCCGGAAACAACTGGTTCTTATGATAACGGAGAAGTAGAAGTCAAGGCGAAACAAACAGATGTCATCGTAGTGGACGAAGAGAATGTAAAACAAGAACTAATTGACTCAGAATACTACGAAGCAAGCGAATTTACAGGATTATAA
- a CDS encoding sugar ABC transporter ATP-binding protein, which produces MGNYILEMNDISKEFTGVKALSNVNFKVEKGEIHCLIGENGAGKSTLMKVLSGVYPFGTYDGDIVLEGDVQQFNKISDSVNTGIAIIYQELALFPDLTVYENIFAGNEMKLGGVIDWNRTIVEAKRLLRKVKLDVNPDTLVKDLSVGKRQLVEIAKALSKEVKLLILDEPTAALNEDDSENLLELLKELKTQGITCIMISHKLKEVISIADKATVIRDGKTICTLDAKKGEVTESVIIKNMVGREIEDIYPKREKKVAGENVLELNNWSAYDPQLGRQVVKNVNLHVKKGEIVGIAGLMGSGRTELALSIFGNAKSYKIQGDLMWNNTLTTLKHTSDAIKAGIAYVTEDRKDDGLFLLQDIKSNISAANLNGIASQGVINDNEEIKVAEQYKQSLHIKASSLEQLVGNLSGGNQQKVSIGKWLFVGPKLLILDEPTRGIDVGAKFEIYTVMNKLIDEGLSIVMISSELGEVLGMSDRVYVMAQGEIKGELEIEEADQEKIMELATQ; this is translated from the coding sequence ATGGGCAACTATATACTCGAGATGAATGATATCTCTAAAGAATTTACAGGAGTCAAAGCGCTGAGTAATGTGAATTTCAAAGTAGAAAAAGGCGAAATTCACTGCTTGATCGGTGAGAATGGAGCAGGAAAATCCACGCTGATGAAGGTGCTGAGCGGCGTGTATCCTTTTGGAACATACGATGGGGACATTGTGTTGGAAGGAGATGTTCAGCAATTTAACAAAATCAGTGACAGTGTAAATACCGGCATTGCCATCATCTATCAGGAACTCGCATTGTTTCCGGATTTGACGGTGTATGAAAATATTTTTGCTGGAAATGAAATGAAGCTTGGTGGAGTGATCGATTGGAACAGGACGATTGTGGAAGCGAAAAGGTTACTGCGGAAAGTAAAGCTCGACGTTAACCCTGACACACTTGTAAAAGATTTAAGTGTGGGGAAACGCCAACTAGTGGAAATAGCCAAAGCGCTAAGTAAAGAGGTTAAGCTCCTTATTTTGGATGAACCGACCGCGGCACTTAATGAAGACGATAGTGAGAACTTGCTTGAACTACTTAAAGAACTAAAAACGCAAGGAATTACGTGCATTATGATTTCCCATAAGCTGAAAGAAGTAATTAGCATTGCAGACAAAGCAACGGTCATCCGGGATGGCAAGACGATCTGTACGCTTGATGCAAAAAAAGGCGAGGTTACTGAAAGTGTCATCATCAAGAACATGGTAGGTAGGGAAATTGAAGACATCTATCCGAAAAGGGAAAAGAAAGTTGCCGGAGAGAATGTACTGGAACTCAACAACTGGTCAGCCTATGATCCGCAACTCGGAAGACAGGTAGTAAAAAACGTCAACCTCCACGTAAAAAAAGGAGAAATCGTCGGTATTGCCGGTCTTATGGGATCAGGCAGAACAGAGCTTGCACTTAGCATATTCGGAAACGCCAAATCCTACAAAATTCAAGGTGATTTGATGTGGAATAATACGCTAACTACACTCAAGCATACTAGTGATGCAATAAAGGCTGGAATCGCCTATGTCACAGAGGACCGCAAAGATGATGGACTTTTTCTTTTGCAAGATATCAAAAGCAACATCTCTGCCGCAAATTTAAATGGGATAGCCTCACAAGGGGTCATAAATGACAATGAAGAAATCAAGGTCGCAGAACAATACAAACAATCTCTTCATATCAAAGCTTCCTCTTTGGAACAACTTGTAGGGAATCTAAGTGGTGGGAATCAGCAGAAAGTATCAATTGGAAAGTGGTTGTTTGTCGGTCCCAAGCTACTTATCCTAGACGAACCGACACGCGGAATCGACGTTGGGGCTAAATTTGAAATCTATACCGTAATGAACAAGCTTATCGATGAGGGTCTAAGTATCGTTATGATTTCATCTGAGCTTGGTGAGGTACTTGGCATGAGCGATAGAGTCTATGTCATGGCCCAAGGAGAAATAAAAGGGGAATTGGAAATTGAAGAAGCGGACCAAGAAAAAATTATGGAGCTTGCTACGCAATAG
- a CDS encoding sugar ABC transporter permease, with the protein MNVIQEARTLIHENIRDYGMYIALFVIILTFTFMTDGLFMSSRNISNLLDSAGYIAVLAVGMTLVIVIRHIDLSVGYAAGFLGAIAAILLTQAGVSVWVTIPVILLLGVAVGLFNGVLIATIGIPSFVATLAGMLIFRGALLQVTEKTGTIIIQDDTFNAIGNGYIPSLVEVNGLHLLSLLVGLVGILLYIYSEISTRRNKIKYDFEVVSKPIFALKLFFVSAIIGYITWILAGYNGFSWTVIIILLVVVVYHFLTTKTVLGRHIYAVGSNPEAAHLSGINVKKITYIVFGSMGMLAALSGILFTARLQSATTTAGTLFELDAIAAAYVGGVSSAGGVGKVTGAIIGAVVMASLSNGMNLLGVGISYQYMIRGGVLAGAVIFDVMTRKKR; encoded by the coding sequence ATGAATGTTATTCAGGAAGCCAGAACACTGATTCATGAGAACATCCGTGACTACGGGATGTATATCGCATTATTTGTCATTATTTTAACTTTTACGTTCATGACAGACGGTTTATTTATGTCGTCCCGTAATATTAGTAATCTACTGGACTCGGCAGGTTATATAGCCGTACTGGCAGTTGGGATGACGCTCGTTATCGTTATCCGCCATATCGATCTTTCCGTTGGATATGCTGCTGGATTCCTTGGGGCGATTGCCGCTATCTTGCTTACACAAGCAGGAGTATCTGTATGGGTAACCATTCCAGTTATTTTGCTATTAGGAGTTGCAGTTGGATTATTTAACGGAGTACTTATTGCCACGATTGGGATTCCATCCTTTGTAGCCACTCTTGCTGGAATGCTTATTTTCCGTGGGGCTTTGCTGCAGGTCACAGAAAAAACGGGTACCATCATCATTCAGGATGATACCTTCAATGCCATCGGTAACGGATATATCCCTTCTCTTGTGGAAGTGAATGGTTTACATCTGCTATCCCTGTTAGTCGGGTTAGTCGGTATTCTGCTTTATATCTACAGTGAGATCTCGACCCGTCGAAATAAAATCAAGTATGATTTTGAAGTCGTCTCCAAGCCGATCTTTGCCCTGAAACTATTCTTTGTCTCTGCAATAATAGGTTATATAACTTGGATTCTCGCAGGCTATAACGGATTCTCCTGGACAGTCATCATCATTTTATTAGTAGTGGTAGTTTATCATTTTCTAACAACTAAAACGGTGCTTGGCCGCCATATCTATGCTGTTGGGAGTAACCCGGAAGCGGCACATTTGAGTGGGATCAATGTGAAGAAGATTACCTATATTGTCTTTGGATCCATGGGAATGCTAGCAGCTCTTTCTGGAATTTTATTTACTGCCCGTTTACAATCTGCTACAACCACTGCAGGTACCCTTTTTGAGCTTGATGCCATCGCTGCTGCTTATGTAGGCGGAGTATCTTCTGCTGGTGGTGTGGGAAAAGTGACAGGTGCCATAATCGGTGCGGTTGTAATGGCATCCCTATCCAACGGGATGAATTTGCTTGGCGTAGGTATTTCCTATCAATATATGATTCGTGGGGGAGTTCTTGCCGGAGCAGTAATCTTTGATGTTATGACGCGTAAAAAAAGATAA
- a CDS encoding sugar ABC transporter substrate-binding protein, which produces MRRTGILAICVIIILLCHLTFLSAQKVFQSDWQLPQALSSSREEHRLVLITQDMETPFWDKVSEGARKQAELSDVSLEVWGSYGKNREDFLKNIEIAIQSKVDGIIIQGLDTEEFKELTKVKAAFHGIPIITVANDVPMEESIRRTYVGSDQYEAGKMIARQILMDMGRVGNVVLMYDKNQEYYQKRRMEGIQDILKFYDNIHMIHATTDDTREQVITTTQTVMNQEPNIDAFIAINANVAGAMVGEISKRSQVEPYHIYSFDDGPETLTLLAQGKLDGVIEQSPEEMGRKSVQLMKEWLNGESVPLDKDGYLTDIRIRKAADVQ; this is translated from the coding sequence TTGCGGAGAACAGGAATTCTAGCAATTTGCGTTATTATTATTCTACTATGTCATCTTACTTTTTTATCCGCACAAAAAGTCTTCCAATCCGATTGGCAATTGCCTCAAGCGCTAAGTTCGAGCAGAGAGGAACATCGTCTAGTTCTTATTACGCAGGATATGGAAACACCGTTCTGGGACAAGGTGAGTGAAGGTGCCAGAAAACAAGCAGAACTAAGTGACGTTAGTCTTGAAGTATGGGGAAGTTACGGTAAGAATCGAGAGGACTTCCTGAAAAATATAGAAATTGCCATTCAGTCCAAAGTGGATGGGATTATCATACAGGGGCTGGATACAGAGGAATTCAAGGAATTGACGAAGGTGAAAGCCGCCTTTCATGGCATTCCCATAATAACGGTGGCAAATGATGTGCCGATGGAGGAAAGCATTCGGCGTACGTATGTCGGTTCTGATCAGTATGAAGCGGGTAAGATGATCGCAAGACAAATTTTGATGGATATGGGTAGAGTGGGGAATGTTGTACTCATGTATGATAAGAACCAGGAATATTATCAAAAGCGCCGGATGGAAGGAATTCAGGATATCTTAAAATTTTACGATAATATCCATATGATCCATGCCACTACAGATGACACAAGAGAGCAGGTCATTACAACCACTCAAACTGTGATGAACCAAGAGCCAAACATTGATGCGTTCATTGCCATCAATGCCAATGTGGCCGGTGCGATGGTTGGGGAGATAAGTAAGCGCTCCCAAGTGGAACCGTACCATATCTATTCTTTTGACGACGGACCTGAGACATTGACCTTGTTAGCACAAGGGAAGTTGGATGGAGTCATTGAACAGTCTCCCGAAGAAATGGGAAGAAAAAGTGTCCAGCTCATGAAGGAATGGCTGAACGGGGAAAGCGTCCCACTTGATAAGGACGGCTATCTGACAGATATCAGAATCAGGAAAGCAGCGGATGTCCAATGA
- a CDS encoding sensor histidine kinase gives MTSIQKKILTLTTVVLVIMSAIWIALTYYNHKTHKQYNDILQRYLSMNEVTKASHQLVTDLNNYTIDPTPDNLDQLTASKEKVQQAKYGVHHLRNTENDFTLTNYMNLIDSLVEATDRSIMFQSENDTEASAQEFAEATRITTYISETTLTLIDTELNTFDRFYRGIIEQSSEVIKLGIWSLLLITCLLLLVTYWFSLTITRPVFKLTKAANELSKGNFDQQVKIETNDEIAFLARTFDRMRININNLISEIKQKAALERELQESKLLLQESQFRSLQSQINPHFLFNTLNTLSKKAYLEGSEETSDLLVSVAGILRYNLKRQDRSVTLHDEIQVLKQYMDIQKARFTDRLQLHWDIEESCLDLKIPALTLQPIIENAVIHAVEPKEDGGNIWFRVKVEGNQVVIEIEDDGMGMPEQKIQQILNEESPPPTEGHSTGIGFSNVVKRLRLFYGHDDVIDIKGIQGHGTKVTLKIKC, from the coding sequence ATGACAAGTATCCAAAAAAAGATTCTTACCCTTACAACGGTTGTATTGGTGATTATGTCGGCAATTTGGATAGCGCTTACATACTACAATCATAAAACTCATAAACAATATAACGATATCCTGCAACGGTATTTGAGCATGAATGAAGTGACAAAGGCAAGCCACCAATTGGTTACAGATCTGAATAACTATACTATTGATCCGACTCCAGACAACCTTGACCAACTGACGGCAAGCAAGGAAAAAGTCCAGCAGGCAAAATACGGTGTGCATCATTTAAGAAACACGGAAAACGATTTTACTTTAACCAACTATATGAACTTGATTGATAGTTTGGTGGAAGCAACCGACAGATCCATTATGTTTCAATCAGAAAATGATACAGAAGCCTCCGCACAGGAATTTGCCGAGGCCACACGGATTACCACCTATATTTCCGAAACGACCTTAACCCTAATAGATACAGAGTTAAATACATTTGACCGATTTTACAGAGGAATCATTGAACAATCCAGTGAAGTTATTAAGCTCGGAATATGGAGCCTGTTGCTTATTACTTGTTTGTTGCTCCTAGTCACCTATTGGTTCTCCCTTACGATTACACGGCCTGTATTTAAGCTGACAAAAGCGGCTAATGAACTGTCCAAAGGGAATTTTGATCAGCAGGTAAAAATAGAAACCAACGATGAAATCGCCTTTCTGGCAAGGACGTTTGATCGAATGCGAATCAATATAAACAACTTGATATCTGAGATTAAGCAGAAGGCAGCACTTGAGAGGGAGCTTCAGGAAAGTAAGCTTCTTTTGCAAGAAAGTCAGTTTAGAAGCCTGCAGAGTCAGATCAACCCGCATTTTCTTTTTAACACCCTTAATACCCTTTCCAAAAAAGCCTATCTAGAAGGGTCTGAAGAGACCAGCGATCTCCTAGTGAGTGTTGCGGGAATTCTGCGTTACAACTTAAAGCGGCAAGACCGCTCTGTAACGTTGCACGATGAAATTCAAGTATTAAAGCAATATATGGACATCCAAAAGGCACGCTTTACCGACCGGCTACAATTGCACTGGGATATTGAAGAATCTTGCCTAGACTTGAAAATTCCAGCCTTGACTCTCCAGCCAATCATTGAGAATGCCGTCATTCATGCGGTGGAACCGAAGGAGGATGGAGGAAACATCTGGTTCCGGGTAAAAGTCGAAGGCAACCAAGTAGTGATAGAAATCGAGGATGATGGCATGGGTATGCCTGAACAGAAAATCCAACAGATTCTAAACGAAGAATCCCCTCCACCTACAGAAGGTCATTCAACAGGTATCGGCTTCAGCAATGTCGTCAAACGACTCCGCCTCTTCTACGGACATGACGATGTCATTGATATAAAAGGAATACAAGGCCATGGAACAAAAGTTACATTGAAGATAAAGTGCTGA
- a CDS encoding response regulator → MIKLLIVDDEQIEREGMQTILERNFPDLLIKQAKNGKMAVEMADDFTPDLILMDIKMPGLNGLEAVEQISGRHPNTKFIMVTAYDTFGYVKAAIKLGVKDYILKPSKISEIKTTVGKVLEQIEQEKAQQIKTKLQEAALEKTLTLVETDVVTQLLFDHVHEVHIDMLMEMLDIPSTNEMFAMIVLLPRGSESNYSMIKDKVRQTKSGWVGALYGEQLPIIVFRQPDKTFRSQASTLARDILAVSKKGQATDWFIGIGEVCNSLDQVRQSYQDALMATMDTKTLTNYRFYTDIHTSVDTRNSSLDKNQQKEFADLIRLGQWDDLYIYVMNILQCYEKEGANLLHTQQRMLEILWITSRVLSEIGVEATTPLYSVQTTNYRQLSSETKQLLEGMKQSYDTHCNHLEADTIQQIKQYIMDHSHQDISLDTLARKVGLSPIYISKLFKEKQGINYIDFLTECRMDKAKRLMNDSEKSIKEITFEVGYHDPNYFSKVFKKMTNVSPKEYRKTLLRNKAN, encoded by the coding sequence ATGATCAAACTCCTCATTGTAGATGATGAACAAATTGAACGCGAAGGCATGCAAACCATTCTAGAAAGAAACTTTCCAGACCTACTAATCAAACAAGCGAAAAACGGAAAAATGGCAGTAGAAATGGCAGATGACTTCACCCCTGACCTAATTCTGATGGACATCAAAATGCCTGGATTAAATGGGCTAGAAGCTGTCGAACAAATCAGTGGAAGGCATCCAAACACAAAATTCATCATGGTCACCGCCTACGATACATTCGGATATGTCAAAGCGGCCATCAAACTTGGTGTCAAAGATTATATTCTAAAGCCAAGTAAAATCAGCGAAATTAAAACAACAGTTGGAAAAGTACTGGAGCAAATTGAACAGGAGAAGGCTCAGCAAATAAAAACAAAGCTCCAGGAAGCAGCACTTGAAAAAACACTGACTCTTGTTGAGACAGATGTTGTCACACAACTCCTCTTCGACCACGTGCATGAAGTGCATATAGACATGCTGATGGAAATGCTTGATATCCCTTCCACGAATGAAATGTTTGCCATGATCGTACTTTTACCCCGAGGATCCGAGTCCAATTATTCCATGATCAAGGATAAGGTAAGGCAGACCAAGAGCGGATGGGTTGGAGCACTATATGGAGAGCAACTGCCAATTATCGTGTTCCGTCAGCCGGATAAGACCTTTAGATCCCAAGCTAGTACACTTGCACGAGATATTCTAGCAGTCTCTAAAAAAGGACAAGCTACCGATTGGTTTATCGGTATAGGAGAGGTTTGCAACTCTCTTGACCAAGTTCGCCAATCCTATCAGGACGCCCTCATGGCAACAATGGATACCAAAACGTTAACCAACTATCGTTTTTACACAGACATCCATACAAGCGTGGATACCCGCAATAGTAGCTTGGATAAAAATCAGCAAAAAGAATTTGCCGATTTAATCCGACTTGGCCAGTGGGATGATCTTTATATCTATGTCATGAACATTCTTCAATGCTATGAAAAAGAAGGAGCAAATTTACTGCATACACAACAACGGATGCTGGAGATTCTTTGGATTACTTCTCGTGTATTGAGTGAAATAGGAGTGGAGGCTACAACGCCGCTCTATTCTGTACAAACTACAAATTATCGTCAGCTTAGTTCCGAAACAAAGCAGCTCCTTGAGGGGATGAAACAATCTTATGACACGCACTGCAACCACTTGGAGGCAGACACCATTCAGCAAATAAAACAATACATTATGGACCATTCACATCAAGATATATCGCTCGATACACTTGCCAGAAAAGTGGGCTTGAGCCCAATTTATATCAGTAAATTGTTCAAGGAAAAGCAGGGTATCAATTATATCGATTTCCTTACAGAATGCAGGATGGATAAAGCGAAAAGACTCATGAATGATTCGGAGAAGAGTATAAAGGAGATTACCTTTGAAGTGGGTTACCATGACCCTAATTATTTCAGCAAGGTATTTAAAAAAATGACCAACGTTTCACCAAAAGAATATCGTAAAACACTGCTTCGAAATAAAGCTAACTAG